In Cytobacillus sp. IB215665, a single window of DNA contains:
- a CDS encoding antibiotic biosynthesis monooxygenase, translating into MILEAVMLQVRKGMEEEYEEAFRQASKIISSMKGYITHELQRCVEVEGKYLLLVKWETLEDHTVGFRQSKEYLEWKKKLHHFYDPFPTVEHFNKVPLL; encoded by the coding sequence ATGATATTGGAAGCGGTTATGTTACAAGTTAGGAAAGGTATGGAGGAGGAGTATGAGGAGGCTTTTCGTCAGGCATCAAAAATTATTTCCTCAATGAAAGGGTACATCACTCACGAATTACAGCGTTGTGTAGAAGTAGAAGGAAAGTATCTATTACTAGTGAAATGGGAAACGTTAGAGGACCATACAGTTGGCTTTAGGCAATCAAAAGAGTACCTAGAGTGGAAAAAGAAATTGCATCATTTCTATGATCCATTTCCAACAGTTGAGCATTTTAACAAAGTTCCTTTACTATAA
- a CDS encoding GNAT family protein, which translates to MEIEEIYGDLPTLETERLILRKITLDDVEDIYSYGSNEEVAKYVTWDAHKTLSDTKAFVDFALCQYENKNVAPWGIEYKEDGKLIGTTDFILWQPNHNRAEIGYVLSPTYWGKGIVTEAAKEIITFGFNHMDLVRIQARCFTENIGSERVMQKLGMTFEGIIRKGMLAKGKHRDTKMYSILKEEFLAEDRYK; encoded by the coding sequence ATGGAAATTGAAGAAATATACGGTGATTTACCAACATTGGAAACAGAACGTCTGATTCTGAGAAAAATCACGCTCGATGACGTTGAAGACATTTATTCATACGGTTCTAATGAAGAAGTAGCTAAATACGTAACTTGGGACGCACATAAAACATTATCTGACACTAAAGCATTTGTAGACTTTGCTCTATGCCAATATGAAAATAAAAATGTAGCTCCTTGGGGTATCGAATATAAGGAAGACGGTAAATTAATCGGAACGACCGATTTTATTTTATGGCAACCAAACCATAATCGAGCTGAGATTGGCTATGTCCTTTCTCCAACGTATTGGGGAAAGGGCATAGTAACAGAAGCCGCAAAAGAAATTATTACATTTGGTTTTAACCATATGGATTTAGTCCGTATTCAAGCTAGATGCTTCACAGAAAACATCGGTTCAGAACGAGTAATGCAAAAATTAGGCATGACCTTTGAAGGCATCATCCGAAAAGGAATGCTCGCAAAAGGCAAACACCGAGATACAAAAATGTATTCTATATTGAAAGAGGAGTTTTTGGCTGAGGATAGATATAAATAG
- a CDS encoding helix-turn-helix domain-containing protein: MSNGNMANFIYELRKSKNMTQKQLAEKLNITDKAVSKWERGLGYPDVSIISSLADILGVTANELLNGKRSVAASVEENTIIESTMQNADKVTATNKKSLTLMAKYGFTIACLLGIFISMICDIAISGTFTWSLYPITAIPYAWLIIIPLFHFKRYKVFMSLLSLSIFIIPFLVILDKILGGTKLMLPLGVPVALVAISYMWGIFLLFSITKANKWHMASISVLLVIPISFLINNIIAKNLNEPIIDTWDILSLGVLGIITIILFLKGKKQAV; this comes from the coding sequence ATGAGCAATGGGAACATGGCTAATTTCATTTATGAGCTACGTAAATCAAAAAATATGACACAAAAACAATTAGCTGAAAAATTGAATATAACAGATAAGGCAGTATCTAAATGGGAACGAGGATTGGGATATCCAGATGTATCAATAATATCCTCTCTGGCCGATATATTGGGTGTTACTGCTAATGAACTGCTGAATGGAAAAAGAAGTGTCGCAGCTTCTGTTGAGGAAAATACGATTATCGAATCCACTATGCAAAATGCAGATAAAGTAACTGCTACTAACAAAAAATCATTAACATTAATGGCAAAATACGGTTTTACTATTGCTTGTTTACTAGGTATATTTATTTCTATGATTTGCGATATCGCTATATCAGGTACTTTTACATGGTCGCTATATCCAATTACAGCTATTCCATATGCGTGGCTTATTATCATACCTCTTTTTCATTTTAAAAGATATAAAGTGTTTATGTCACTTTTATCATTAAGCATTTTTATCATTCCGTTTTTGGTTATTTTAGATAAAATCCTCGGTGGAACTAAATTAATGTTACCTCTTGGGGTTCCTGTAGCATTGGTTGCTATATCCTATATGTGGGGAATATTTCTGTTATTTTCAATTACAAAAGCAAACAAATGGCACATGGCATCAATTTCGGTTCTATTAGTCATACCTATATCTTTTCTTATAAATAATATTATCGCAAAAAATTTAAACGAACCCATAATCGACACGTGGGACATTTTATCACTTGGAGTTCTGGGGATAATAACAATTATCCTATTCCTCAAAGGAAAGAAACAGGCTGTTTAA
- a CDS encoding DUF4083 family protein, which translates to MRDVNLGDLIFQLFTFGSLILAIILIVLFIRSILKRSNQLDRIEKKVDAINERLNKNND; encoded by the coding sequence TTGAGGGATGTTAATTTAGGCGACTTAATATTTCAATTATTTACTTTTGGAAGTCTAATACTAGCTATCATTCTAATTGTGCTATTCATTCGTTCTATTTTAAAACGAAGTAATCAACTTGATAGGATAGAGAAGAAGGTAGATGCTATAAATGAACGTTTAAATAAAAATAACGATTAA
- a CDS encoding (deoxy)nucleoside triphosphate pyrophosphohydrolase yields the protein MKKNIHVVGAVIVKDGKFLCAQRGKGRVLPFKWEFPGGKIEEGESPQQALQREIYEELQCEIEVGDQIELTVYEYDFGIVHLRTFYCKLVEGEPILTEHVIIKWLQCDELENLDWAPADLPTIEKLTSTALLEY from the coding sequence ATGAAGAAGAACATTCATGTGGTTGGAGCTGTAATCGTCAAAGATGGGAAATTTTTGTGTGCACAAAGAGGTAAAGGTAGAGTTTTACCCTTCAAATGGGAGTTTCCTGGTGGAAAAATAGAAGAAGGGGAATCACCTCAACAAGCATTGCAACGAGAAATTTATGAAGAATTGCAATGTGAGATAGAGGTAGGAGATCAAATTGAACTTACAGTGTATGAATATGATTTTGGCATTGTTCATTTAAGGACTTTTTATTGTAAGTTGGTTGAAGGGGAGCCAATTTTAACTGAGCATGTAATAATAAAATGGTTACAATGTGATGAGTTAGAGAATTTAGACTGGGCTCCAGCCGACCTTCCTACAATTGAAAAGCTAACAAGTACAGCTCTGTTAGAATACTAA
- a CDS encoding phosphatidylglycerol lysyltransferase domain-containing protein, which produces MSAIIIIAIIFFYYLRPKEIFPTNHTIDFERVAEFLKRHNEHTNAHLILLKDKSVFWAQDGNALISYKKIMNKLVVLGDPIGKKEYIKDALLEFEQFAHRYGCKPVFYQISCKYLSLYEFEKYQFVKLGEEAVVDLVGYSLEGKKGAKLRSSRNKFQRQGHSFTVTVPPFSNDFLAELESVSNSWLGDRKEKGFSVGFYSNKYVSHFPVATIRDEDERVIAFATLASTNNEEKHGIIIDLMRYYPTCPNGTMDVLFTSIFYWGQEQGYQSCSLGMSPLANVGNTKNAKTIEKISKLVFKSNKFSYRFKGLMEFKAKFAHTWNGKYLAYKKTFLPIVIIQLVLLIRTKKIEKESRYASNRIGRRIVG; this is translated from the coding sequence TTGTCGGCAATCATTATTATTGCAATTATATTTTTCTATTATTTAAGACCTAAAGAGATCTTTCCTACAAATCACACGATTGATTTTGAACGGGTTGCTGAATTTTTGAAACGCCATAACGAACATACTAATGCTCATTTAATATTATTAAAGGATAAGAGCGTCTTCTGGGCACAAGATGGCAATGCACTCATTTCTTATAAAAAAATTATGAATAAATTAGTCGTTTTAGGTGACCCAATTGGAAAGAAAGAATATATTAAAGATGCTCTTCTAGAATTTGAACAATTTGCTCATCGTTATGGATGTAAGCCTGTTTTTTACCAAATTAGTTGTAAATACTTATCTTTGTACGAATTTGAGAAGTATCAATTTGTAAAATTAGGGGAAGAAGCCGTAGTTGATCTTGTAGGTTATTCATTGGAAGGAAAAAAGGGTGCAAAGCTACGTTCAAGCAGGAATAAATTTCAACGACAAGGCCATAGTTTTACGGTAACTGTCCCGCCTTTCTCAAATGACTTTCTTGCAGAATTAGAAAGTGTCTCAAATTCATGGCTTGGAGATCGTAAGGAAAAAGGCTTTTCTGTAGGGTTTTATAGTAATAAATATGTTTCTCACTTTCCTGTAGCGACCATAAGAGATGAAGATGAGCGAGTAATTGCTTTTGCTACTTTAGCTTCTACTAACAATGAAGAAAAGCATGGTATTATAATCGATTTAATGCGTTATTACCCAACTTGTCCGAACGGGACGATGGATGTATTATTTACATCGATATTTTACTGGGGGCAGGAGCAAGGTTATCAATCTTGTAGTCTAGGAATGTCACCACTTGCTAATGTAGGGAATACAAAGAATGCAAAAACTATTGAAAAAATATCGAAGCTAGTGTTCAAATCTAATAAGTTTTCCTATCGATTTAAAGGTTTAATGGAATTTAAAGCGAAATTCGCACATACGTGGAACGGGAAATATTTAGCTTATAAGAAAACATTCTTACCAATCGTTATCATTCAACTTGTATTGTTAATTCGTACGAAAAAGATAGAAAAAGAATCACGCTATGCAAGTAACAGAATAGGAAGAAGGATTGTAGGGTAA
- a CDS encoding metallophosphoesterase family protein, with protein MKRMLAVSDIHGDIEKFERLLTLVKYNKEQDQLLLLGDYVDRGPQSRAVIDKIIQLKNDGAIALLGNHDKMMIDAFTNQDDPMNLKRWYYNGGIKTLQNYGYEIKRDDAKYWYTTDEFPDPIAINDEIHPHIEFLKGLPYYHETEDYIFVHAGVHPETPIHDTDPYTLVWIREEFHHGYTGNKTVIFGHTPTNYLHKRPDVFFGKNNIIGIDGGCAYGGRLNCLELPSMNVLYVE; from the coding sequence TTGAAGCGCATGCTTGCTGTAAGTGATATTCATGGAGATATAGAAAAGTTTGAGAGACTATTAACATTAGTTAAATATAATAAAGAACAAGATCAATTACTTTTATTAGGAGATTATGTCGATAGAGGACCTCAATCAAGAGCAGTCATTGATAAAATCATTCAATTGAAGAATGACGGTGCCATTGCTTTACTTGGTAACCATGACAAGATGATGATAGATGCATTTACTAACCAAGATGATCCGATGAACCTAAAGAGATGGTATTACAACGGAGGTATTAAGACGCTTCAAAATTATGGTTATGAGATTAAAAGAGATGATGCTAAATATTGGTATACAACAGATGAATTCCCAGATCCTATAGCAATCAATGATGAAATTCACCCACACATTGAGTTTTTAAAGGGACTTCCCTATTATCATGAAACTGAAGACTATATTTTTGTTCATGCTGGAGTTCATCCCGAAACACCTATACATGATACAGACCCTTACACATTAGTGTGGATTCGAGAAGAATTTCATCATGGATATACAGGGAACAAAACCGTAATCTTCGGACACACACCTACAAACTATTTACATAAGCGTCCTGATGTTTTTTTTGGCAAAAATAACATTATCGGGATTGATGGTGGGTGCGCTTACGGAGGCAGACTTAATTGCTTAGAACTACCTAGCATGAACGTTTTGTATGTTGAATAA
- a CDS encoding fatty acid desaturase — MTLQKSMKNLRKQVSPFEKSTTAKSVWQIINTIGPFLILWYLAYISLSVSYLLALVPIVLAAGFLVRVFIIFHDCTHHSFFKNRRVNRLLGTITGVITLFPFDKWGHEHSVHHATSGNLDKRGTGDIWTLTVDEYVAAPFRTRLAYRLFRNPFVMFILGPIYVFLLTNRFNRKGARKKERMNTYLTNILIAALIGLLCWAIGWQSFLIIHGSIFMISGSAGIWLFYVQHTFEQSYFEKDQEWEYVLAAVEGSSFYKLPKVLQFLTGNIGYHHVHHLSPRVPNYELEKAHNNTKPLENVPTITMAKSVQSLKYRLWDEQGKDFVTFKEAKQLMKKSLAVQVKPEL; from the coding sequence ATGACCTTACAAAAGAGCATGAAAAATTTGAGAAAACAAGTTTCTCCTTTTGAGAAGTCGACTACAGCAAAAAGTGTGTGGCAGATAATAAATACAATTGGACCATTTCTTATCTTATGGTATCTCGCATATATAAGCCTTTCAGTATCTTATTTGTTAGCACTCGTTCCTATTGTGCTAGCTGCAGGATTTTTAGTAAGGGTTTTCATTATTTTCCATGATTGTACACACCATTCGTTTTTTAAAAATCGTCGTGTCAATCGCTTGCTCGGGACAATTACAGGAGTTATCACGTTATTTCCGTTTGATAAATGGGGGCATGAGCATTCCGTTCATCATGCTACAAGTGGAAATTTAGACAAACGTGGGACAGGGGATATATGGACTCTTACGGTAGATGAATATGTAGCAGCGCCATTTAGAACTCGTTTAGCTTATCGTCTATTTAGAAATCCGTTCGTTATGTTTATATTAGGTCCAATTTACGTTTTTCTTTTGACAAATAGATTTAACCGCAAAGGCGCGAGAAAGAAAGAGCGCATGAATACTTATTTAACAAATATCCTTATCGCTGCTCTGATAGGATTGTTATGCTGGGCAATAGGATGGCAATCATTTCTAATCATACATGGTTCCATTTTCATGATCTCAGGTTCAGCAGGTATTTGGCTCTTTTATGTACAACATACATTTGAACAATCGTATTTTGAAAAAGATCAAGAATGGGAATATGTACTTGCAGCAGTAGAAGGCAGCTCGTTTTATAAACTTCCAAAAGTTTTACAATTCCTTACTGGTAATATAGGCTACCATCACGTTCATCATTTAAGTCCAAGAGTACCAAACTATGAATTAGAGAAGGCACACAACAATACTAAGCCTTTAGAAAATGTTCCAACTATAACAATGGCGAAAAGTGTACAGTCTTTAAAGTATCGTTTATGGGATGAGCAAGGCAAGGATTTTGTTACTTTCAAGGAAGCAAAACAGTTAATGAAAAAAAGCCTGGCTGTTCAAGTAAAGCCTGAACTTTAA